The Oreochromis niloticus isolate F11D_XX linkage group LG15, O_niloticus_UMD_NMBU, whole genome shotgun sequence genome includes a region encoding these proteins:
- the LOC109194760 gene encoding zinc finger protein 449-like, with protein MAAEDTGDYQKVKEAIFSKYDINEEVYQQRFRDPDIRPGESPKEFYNRLKDLYGKWIQPEKKTKEQVGDAIILEQFYRSLTPELQVWMKERGPKSAQEAAQLVETFQAARRGARSFRFGASAKSFTSHGKSSGVGGGPKELEPLKSEDGFVKTKLTTKPAL; from the exons ATGGCAGCAGAGGACACTGGGGATTACCAAAAGGTTAAGGAGGCAATTTTTTCAAAGTATGACATTAATGAAGAGGTGTACCAACAGCGGTTCCGAGACCCTGACATCCGGCCCGGCGAAAGTCCGAAAGAGTTTTATAATCGTCTGAAAGACCTGTATGGCAAATGGatccaaccagagaagaaaaCCAAGGAGCAGGTTGGAGACGCCATTATCCTTGAACAGTTTTATCGCTCGTTGACTCCAGAACTCCAGGTGTGGATGAAAGAAAGGGGTCCAAAGTCAGCGCAAGAAGCTGCTCAGCTGGTGGAAACATTTCAAGCAGCAAGGCGTGGAGCTAGAAGCTTTCGATTTGGGGCTTCGGCCAAATCTTTCACTTCACATGGTAAGTCATCTGGGGTTGGGGGTGGTCCTAAGGAGTTAGAGCCTTTGAAGTCGGAGGATGggtttgtaaaaacaaaattaaccaCCAAACCT GCCCTGTGA